GAAGCGGCTGGAGGCCCCCGACGTGCTGCGGCTGGCGATGGCCGCCGTGCGCGCCAAGGCCGGCGAGGCcaaggcggccgcggcggcgctggccaaCGACCCCAAGACGCAGCCCCTGGCGCGGGGCCCGCTGCACGACTGCGTGGAGTCGTTCGACGACATCGCCTACAGCCTGGACGAGGCCGAGAaggccctcgccggcggcgaccgggaCACCACGGGGACCATGCTCGACACCGTGCGCACCGACGTGGACACCTGCGACCAGGGAttcgaggagcgcgaggagctcACGCCGGTCATGGCCAAGCAGGACGCCGAGCTCGCCAAGCTCGCCAGCAACTgcctcgccatcgccgccgccgccggcctgcgctAGACGCCGGCGGCCAGATAATACCGTTCGCTCGTCGTCCATAGCTGTGCTAGCTCATAGACAActacagcaccaccaccacgttATAATAATTAACCCTCAACTCATCGAAATAGCTTCGTTCGCTCATGCAAGAAGCTTGTGTATCATCCATGGATCCGGGAAGAAGAACATGTAGTTAGTGGAAGCATTTCGATTTGTGTCATGTTGCAGTGTGTTGCAGCCTTCATTACTGTTGATTTCCCTGTTCCTCTTCGTCTCTTTTACCTTCGCCAAGAACTAATTAAGGTGATGTATCGCAATGTCCAGAGAAATGAGTCAGATGTGACTTGGGAACAAGTTCGGAAGCCATGTAGATTAATTCTCCCACTAACATTTCGTGAGACAGTCATCAAGTTCAAGTCCTTGAAATATTAATCCTTGTGCGCACCTTCTTTCTTTGAGAGAGCAGTCAACAATGCTCATTTCATTTACTCTACTTTTGCCATTTTCTGAAGAACCATGCCTTCAtttcgccaaaaaaaaagaagaagaagaaggaagagctaTACCTTCATACATTTGAATCCATTTCACGCAAGGTCTTTGCAGACGTGTGAGCTGGTACCACTGTTTCTGCCGCTTTGGTCATGCACTCATGTTTAGCGTGTGACAACACATAGCTTCTGCGTGTGACAGTTATATGAAGACTGAACTGGAGAAGTTAGCAATCATCTACCAATGCAAATGTTATTTACACGAAATGTAACATTTCATTTAGGCCACGATCAGAATGCAGTAGTCGATAATGTACATTTTTCCGTGAAATTCATGGACATCTGAGTGGTATAGAATCACCAAGCAGAGCCTTCATCTCATTCTCTTTCAAAGTCATGTTGTCTCCATTAAAAACTgtggaaaggaaaagaaaacaccTTCAATTCCACGTCTCGGTATAGAGACATTCTTTTTAGACTAGCAAGTATGTACATAGTCCCTCTAGTTCAAAATACATATTATTAGGACACCAACACAGCCTATAAAATGAAATTTggtcaatattttttttttataaaaatatgaTATTTCAAATAAAGGCaatttaaaatttaaatattttCATAGTGAATCTAGTAACAAGTACTACATTGACAACATGATTCCGTTATATATTGATGGTCAAAATTAAAAAGTTTGAGCAGAGGAAAAATACTAAATTACATGTACCTCTAATAGGATGAATTAGCTACATTTACATTTTTAATTATGCGAAAAATATATTATAGGAAGAAAGTACATtccaaaaaaatcaagaaagTATAACATTTGTGTTTCTGCGATTCTGATAAGTACAGGTACTAAAGTGAAAATACACCGAAAAATTACACTCTGCCCCCTTCGTCGTGGTCCTCGCCGAACAACTCCAAACGAAGCCTTCGCTCggacctccgcctcctccagcggcggccggcggcagaggTCGCGCAGCCCTCGTCCGAGCGTCTCAGATCCCTTCCGCGAGCCGACTCGTTTAGGATTCGTCTCCCTCCAATTCGGGGTTCCCGATCCACGCTCTGTGATACTTCCTGTCCACGAATTTGGGCGAAAAGCTAACGGTTTCTCCCACATTCTCCTCGCCTCGCGCCTTAGATTCCGGTCGGATGGAAGGCGGCGAGGGCTCCGGGTTCGATGGCGCGCAcatgaggaggcggcggagcagcgcggcgaggaggccgagGCCGGAGGGCGGCCCTGCCGCGGACCAGCGGGACaacgccccctcccctccgtcgccgtcggcgtcgtccAGGAGCGGCCCGAGGAGGCTGCTGCTGTCTTCGGACGAGAACGCCGCCGGCCCCGACGGGGGCAACCGGAGGCGGGAGTTCCTCCTGAACGCTCCGTCGTCGGAGCGGGCCACCAAGGGGAGCATCCGGCTGCGTTCCGACGCCGCGGGCGGTGGCACCAGGAAGACCGAGGGTGCCAGCCATGGTGCTCAGCCTGAGGGGAACCGTGGTTCGTCGCCGGCCGGTGGCAAGCCGGGGAAGGTGAAGCTGAAGATTCGGAACGTGTTGCTGAAACCGAACCCTGATGCGGCGGATTCCAGGTCTTTGCAGGCGAAGCCTCCGCGTCCGGTAGATTCACGGCACCAGCTAAAGGTTGGTAATCTGGTACGTGACTTGAAGCATGCTTTTGTTTTGTAGTGTGCTTGCATTAGCACCAAATTGCCATGTAATTTGATATGAGAAAAGAATAGCTGCCTTCCGAAAGCAAATGGAAAACTTGCTGATTTTTGCTAAGACAATCAAACTTACAGAGACTTGTGCAAATGCAGTTTCAAGTGAGAATATTGGTTTTATCTCAATGTTCTAGGCTTAGGGTGTATTTGCGTCCTTTGCAAATATGTTCTTTTATTTAAAGATACTACACACAATTGGCAACTGATTCAAAAGGATGACCTGCTTGTAGACTGAAAGCGCAAAAGATTCCGACAGGTCAACCTCTTCAAGAGACAAGAAAACCAGAAAGGAGAGGTCAATTGAAGAAGCAATGGCTCAGGAACAATCAGCCAAAGTTCAGAGAGAACCGTCTTCAGATCCCGTCCGGAAGAGTAGGAGGCTAGCTAAGAAATCTGTGTTGGACAATGAAATAGATGAGGACTATGATACGAGTAATGTTGGAACTCCTGAAGATTGGGATGGTAATGCTCTTGAGCTCAAGAACAAAGGAGGTAGTAGCTCTAAGAAGAATTTCTCAAAGAAAGCTAAAAATAGGAGCAAGGCATATGAGGTTGACAATGAGTTTGTTACTTCCCGATCTAGTAGAGATGGCAAGAAAAGATCTAGGGAATCAGCTGATGATGATAATACTGAAGAGGAGCTGACGTCGTACAGTGAACCTGAAGCTGAAGATGAGCAAAAAACAGTCACTGAATCACCTGTCAACGTTAGAAGTGAACCTCTCACGACACGTCGCCGTGCCCTTCAATCATGGATGGATGGGAGCAGCAGCAGTACTGTTGAGTTCCCTGATGGTCTACCTCTGGCTCCTTCGAGAAGTACGTACTATCTTTTGGTGTCTTATCAATGCTAATTCAATTAGGAACATCCACCTTTATACATCCGATAAATGCATTTGAAACACCTTTCTGTTGAACCAGGCAAGAAAGACAAGCTTTCTGAAGAAGAGATGCTTGCAAAGAAGGCCGAGGCTGCTCAGCGGCGCAGGATGCAAGTGGAAAAGGCCACTAAAGAAAGCGAGGTAGGAGAAATGTCTGGTTACCTTTTTTATCTTTGAATTATTTCTTTCAAGGAGTTGTCAGCTATATACATAATCCCTGCAGGCTGAAGCTATAAGGAAAATATTGGGCCTGGATtctgaaaagaagaaagaagagaggaaaCAAAAGGAGCGAGAAGAGAAGGTTTGTCGCGTTATTTGATCTTGCTCTGCTGTGAATTGTGATCACTAGTGTTCTACTTGTTGAAGTAGCAGCTTGCTGAACAAATCATGCCTTTCACACAGGAGCGGGCAACCAGAGCACAAAACATCGCTGCAAGCTCAATTCGTTGGGTCATGGGGCCCACCAGAACCATTGTTTCATTCCCACATGCAGTAGGTCTCCCCAGCATCTTCAACTCCAAGCCTCACAGGTATTCCTCACATCTTTCGCATTCTTGTTTCAAGAACTTTGCTAGACGCATTGCTTCATGCCATCTCATCACCCTACTCTGATACTCTCTTTGTGCCATGCAGCTACCCTCCTCCACGGGAGAAATGCGCCGGGCCATCCTGCACAAACGAGTACAAGTACAGGCACTCCAAGCTGAACCTCCCCCTCTGCAGCTTGAAGTGCTACAAGGCTGTCCAGGAGAACGCTTGACAGGATTCTGGAAACATGATGGCGATAGTTCGTCTGCTGTTGACGTTCCCCATGTTGCCATGGACAAGGTTGGAAATAATGCAGCATGATTTATCCTGGCAATGCGCATTTGCGCTTGAGTCTGAAACCATGCAATAAGCGCCTGCATGCACATGTATAGAAATGGATATCTACAAGTAGATTTTTGGGAAGAGCTGTAGAAGATTTTGTACTGAGCTTCTGATAGGTGTACTGGATATTCCACGATGTGTgcgctgttttttttttctctgagaAAAAGAAGATGTTACTCTTACAATGTGTACGTTGTAGATACTGGACGTAGTACGTTCGTGTAATAAACAGTGGAATAAGTTTGTTGTACGTTGTTTCTTTAGCCGTTCATAGAGTTTCTCAAATCTGCGAGGTTGGAAGGGAACTTGTTACTGTTATGGTATGATGAATGAATCCTGAACTGCCTGTTGAAAGCTGCATGGGGAATGAAAAATAAGTTGTAAAATCTGGGTCATGCAGAGAGTGAATTCTGAACTGCCTGTTGGAGCTGCATGAGGAAAGGAActaaaaggaatgaaaaatcTGGGGCTCGCAGAGAATGAATTCTGAACTGCCTGTTGAAGCTGCATGAGGGAAGGAACTAAAAAAGTTATAGAAACTGGGGCGTGCAGAGAATGAATTTCTGAGCAGCctgaggaaggaaaaaaaaaggttgaagAATCTAGGGCGCTCAGAGAATTAATCCTGAGCTGCCAGTTTAAGCTACACGAATTAATCCTGAACTGTTTAAGCTGCATGAGCgagtaaaaaataataaaaagttttaaaaaactGGGGCATTCCGAGAATTGAACTCGGGACCTCTCGCACCCTAAGCGAGAATCATACCACTAGACCAAATGCCCTTTCGTGATCAGGCCTTTTAACAAATTTTACTGTATTATTATTTACGACATGGCACAGCACCCAAGGCACCAAAGTCGCCATACCGCACGCGGGTGACCTTTTATCGAGATCCGTTTGAGCTTGTCATGCGAGCACCTCACTACGTGGGTGCAAGCCTCCCAGCCTCGCACGGAAGCCCTGGCTAGTTCTCAAGGTTCATACCTC
This sequence is a window from Setaria italica strain Yugu1 chromosome III, Setaria_italica_v2.0, whole genome shotgun sequence. Protein-coding genes within it:
- the LOC101768772 gene encoding pectinesterase inhibitor 28 encodes the protein MTPPPQLLLACLLTLLLATAVAPPAGAYCVSKKSGAHSKPGSPAKPAPAKPAPAPPKPVPLIPSADIVRSLCLKTDYPDLCTSSISKQLQPQLPGGKRLEAPDVLRLAMAAVRAKAGEAKAAAAALANDPKTQPLARGPLHDCVESFDDIAYSLDEAEKALAGGDRDTTGTMLDTVRTDVDTCDQGFEEREELTPVMAKQDAELAKLASNCLAIAAAAGLR
- the LOC101769180 gene encoding eukaryotic translation initiation factor 5B isoform X2, which produces MEGGEGSGFDGAHMRRRRSSAARRPRPEGGPAADQRDNAPSPPSPSASSRSGPRRLLLSSDENAAGPDGGNRRREFLLNAPSSERATKGSIRLRSDAAGGGTRKTEGASHGAQPEGNRGSSPAGGKPGKVKLKIRNVLLKPNPDAADSRSLQAKPPRPVDSRHQLKTESAKDSDRSTSSRDKKTRKERSIEEAMAQEQSAKVQREPSSDPVRKSRRLAKKSVLDNEIDEDYDTSNVGTPEDWDGNALELKNKGGSSSKKNFSKKAKNRSKAYEVDNEFVTSRSSRDGKKRSRESADDDNTEEELTSYSEPEAEDEQKTVTESPVNVRSEPLTTRRRALQSWMDGSSSSTVEFPDGLPLAPSRSKKDKLSEEEMLAKKAEAAQRRRMQVEKATKESEAEAIRKILGLDSEKKKEERKQKEREEKERATRAQNIAASSIRWVMGPTRTIVSFPHAVGLPSIFNSKPHSYPPPREKCAGPSCTNEYKYRHSKLNLPLCSLKCYKAVQENA
- the LOC101769180 gene encoding eukaryotic translation initiation factor 5B isoform X1, with the protein product MEGGEGSGFDGAHMRRRRSSAARRPRPEGGPAADQRDNAPSPPSPSASSRSGPRRLLLSSDENAAGPDGGNRRREFLLNAPSSERATKGSIRLRSDAAGGGTRKTEGASHGAQPEGNRGSSPAGGKPGKVKLKIRNVLLKPNPDAADSRSLQAKPPRPVDSRHQLKVGNLTESAKDSDRSTSSRDKKTRKERSIEEAMAQEQSAKVQREPSSDPVRKSRRLAKKSVLDNEIDEDYDTSNVGTPEDWDGNALELKNKGGSSSKKNFSKKAKNRSKAYEVDNEFVTSRSSRDGKKRSRESADDDNTEEELTSYSEPEAEDEQKTVTESPVNVRSEPLTTRRRALQSWMDGSSSSTVEFPDGLPLAPSRSKKDKLSEEEMLAKKAEAAQRRRMQVEKATKESEAEAIRKILGLDSEKKKEERKQKEREEKERATRAQNIAASSIRWVMGPTRTIVSFPHAVGLPSIFNSKPHSYPPPREKCAGPSCTNEYKYRHSKLNLPLCSLKCYKAVQENA